In Legionella spiritensis, the following proteins share a genomic window:
- the rplI gene encoding 50S ribosomal protein L9, with product MEVILLEKVRNLGSLGDKVHVKAGYGRNFLIPQNKAVFATEKNVKLFEERRAELEKKAQQTLAQAEQRAAKLNDVTLVISAMASDEGKLYGSVGASEIKDALLKRSIEVSKREIVLPEGPMHAIGNYVVEIHVHSDVIANLQVQIEQSK from the coding sequence ATGGAAGTAATATTACTGGAAAAAGTTCGTAATCTTGGCAGTCTGGGCGACAAAGTCCACGTAAAAGCAGGATATGGTCGAAATTTTTTGATTCCGCAAAATAAAGCGGTATTCGCTACAGAAAAAAATGTCAAACTTTTTGAGGAACGTCGTGCCGAACTGGAAAAAAAGGCACAGCAAACTTTAGCGCAGGCTGAACAGCGTGCCGCCAAGTTAAATGATGTAACTCTGGTTATTTCAGCGATGGCCAGTGATGAAGGGAAACTTTATGGCTCTGTAGGCGCAAGTGAAATAAAGGACGCACTGCTGAAACGCTCTATTGAGGTAAGTAAGCGGGAAATCGTTCTGCCTGAAGGTCCTATGCACGCCATAGGAAATTATGTGGTTGAAATTCATGTTCACAGTGATGTAATTGCAAATCTGCAGGTTCAGATAGAACAAAGCAAGTAA
- the rpsR gene encoding 30S ribosomal protein S18, protein MTAYFRRKKMCRFSSEDSFEIDYKDINLLKNYITETGKIVPSRITGTQTRFQRQLAKAIKHARFLGLLPYCDSHK, encoded by the coding sequence ATGACAGCTTATTTTCGTAGAAAAAAAATGTGTCGTTTCAGCTCGGAAGATTCTTTTGAGATTGATTATAAAGACATCAATTTACTCAAGAATTACATAACAGAAACGGGTAAAATTGTTCCAAGTCGAATCACTGGCACGCAGACACGTTTTCAGCGTCAGCTCGCCAAGGCAATCAAGCATGCGCGATTCCTGGGACTGTTGCCTTATTGCGACAGCCACAAGTAA